Below is a window of Streptomyces genisteinicus DNA.
GGCAGCCGGGAGAGCACCGAGGTGACCTCGTCGCGGTCTGCGTAGCGGACGACGACGGTGAGCGGGCCGAAGCACTCCTCCAGCAGCAGGTCGTGCGCCCCGGACTCGCCGAGCCGTGCGGCGTCGACGGTCAGGAAGCCCGGCCGGACGGTGTGCTCGTCGCCGGCCCCCGCCTCGACGGGGGTGGCGACCCCGGGCAGGGCGGCGCGCTCGGCGGCCCCGGCGACGAAGTTGTCGCGCATCCGGGAGTCGAGCAGGACGCCCGCCGGGGTGTCGGCGACCGTACCGGCGAGGCTCTTCACCAGCTGGTCGCCGCCGTCCCCCTCGGGGACCAGCACGAGTCCGGGCTTGACGCAGAACTGGCCGACGCCGAGGGTCATGGAGCCGGCGAGCCCGGCGCCGATGTCGGCGCCGCGCTCCGCGGCGGCGGCCTCGGTGACCACGACCGGGTTCAGCGAGCCGAGCTCGCCGTGGAAGGGGATGGGCACGGGGCGGGCGGCGGCGGCGTCGAAGAGGGCCCGGCCGCCGCGGACCGAGCCGGTGAAGCCGGCCGCCGCGACCAGCGGGTGGGACACCAGCCGGACACCCGCGTCGAAGCCGTGGACGAGGCCGACGACCGCCTCGTCGATGCCGTGGGCCGCGGCGGCCCTGCGGAGCCGGGCGGCGACGAGCTCGGAGGTGGCCGGGTGGTCGGGGTGGGCCTTGACCACGACCGGGCAGCCCGCGGCGAGGGCGCTGGCCGTGTCGCCGCCGGGGACCGAGAAGGCGAAGGGGAAGTTGGACGCGGAGTAGACGGCGACCACGCCGAGCGGCACCTTCCAGCGGCGCAGGTCCGGGACCGGCGGGGTGGCCGTGTCGTCGGGGTGGTCGATGACGACACCCAGGTAGGCGCCCTCCTCGACGATGTCCGCGAACGCACGCAGCTGGTAGCGGGTGCGGGCGAGTTCGCCGGTGAGCCGGGCCGTGCCGAGCGCCGTCTCCGCGTCCGCGGCGGCGACGAGCTCGTCCGCGTCCTCCTCCAGCAGGGTCGCCGCGGTGCGCAGGAACGCGGACCGCACGGCGCGGTCGGCGAGGACCCCGCGGGCGGCGTGCGCGGCCCGGACCACCGCGTCGACGTCCTCCGCTGTGGCCTCCACCGCAACGGCATCGCGCCGCTTCCCGGTGCGAGGGTCGACACTCCAGACTTGTGCTGCTGTCACCGCGGCATCCTTCCGGTTCTCTGCCATCCACCTGGGTTGTTCGGTATTCTGAACGCCGTCCCGGGTGGTGAATATGCTGGGACCTTATTTCCGGGCGTTCCGCGCGGTCAAGAAGGGGCGAAGAGTGATGTCAGCTGTCGATTCGGGTGGGTCGCAGGTCAAATCGGCCGTACGGACCGTGGAGTTGCTGGAGTACTTCGCGGGCCGTCCGGGGATGCACTCGCTCGCCGCCGTCCAGGAGGCCGTCGGGTACCCCAAGTCCAGCCTCTACATGCTGCTGCGCACGCTGGTCGAGCTCGGCTGGGTGGAGACGGACGCCACCGGCACGCGCTACGGCATCGGCGTGCGCGCGCTGCTCGTGGGCACGTCGTACATCGACGGCGACGAGGTCGTCGCCGCCGCGCGGCCGACGCTCGACCGGCTCTCCGACGACACCACGGAGACGATCCACCTCGCGCGGCTCGACGGCACCAACGTGGTGTACCTCGCGACCCGGCAGTCCCAGCACTACCTGCGCCCCTTCACCCGCGTCGGCCGCCGGCTGCCCGCCCACTCGACCTCGCTGGGCAAGGCCCTGCTGGCCACCCACACCGACGAGCAGGTGCGCAAGCTGCTCCCGGAGACCCTCGCGCCGCTGACCGAGCACACCATCACCGACCGCGAGCGGCTCATCGAGGAGCTCCAGCAGATCCGCGAGCAGGGGTACGCCGTGGACCGCGAGGAGAACACCCTGGGCCTGCGCTGCTTCGGCATCGCCATCCCGTACCGGACGCCCGCGCGTGACGCGATCAGCTGCTCGGTGCCGGTGGCCAGGCTCACCCCGGCGCACGAGCAGATGATCAAGGACGCGCTGTTCGACGCCCGGGACCGCCTCGCGCTCGCCACCCGGCGCCTCTGAGACCGGGGCCGCCACCGGTCCGCCGCGCCGCCTCCACCGCGGCCGCGGCCGCCCGTGAACGTCTCCCCGGGGCCGCTGCCGCCCCCGTCCTCCCCCTCCGTCCTCCGCCCGTCGCACCGTCCGTTCCACCGGTCCGTCTCCGCCGTGCGGCGGAGGCGGACCGCGGCCGTGCAGGACGCTCCGGCGCCTCGCGCCGCGGCACGGGGAGCGCGGACCGGCGTCCGAGGGCCGGAGAGCCGGACGCTCCGAGGGCCCAAGGGCCCGATGAGGAAATCCTGAGAAAAGCCGCAGGAAGGAACGTTCCAGCGGTACGTGTTCGTCGTTCCGGGGGATGAACAGGACGATCAGGCGTGCCGCCGTCTTCACCCTGCTCCTGGTGCTCGCCCTGCTGGTGCGGGCGACCTGGGTACAGGCGTACCAGGGGAAGGCGCTGGCCGAGAACGAGAACAACCACCGCCGAACCGTCGAGCGGTACGCGCAGCCGCTGGGCGACATCGTGGTGGCGGGCTCCGCCGTAACCGGTTCGGCACGGACCGAGCACGGGGATCTCGCGTACCAGCGCACCTACACCGACGGGGCCCTGTACGCACCGGTCACCGGCTACAGCTCCCAGGCGTACGGCGCGACCCTGCTGGAAGGGGTCCACTCCGGCGTGCTGGACGGCACCGACGACAGGCTGGGCGACCCGCTGGAGGCGCTGACCGGCGCGCAGCAGAAGCCGGGGGACGTGCTGACGACGATCGACCCCGCGGTCCAGAAGGCGGGCTACGAGGCGCTCGGCGACGCCAAGGGCGCCGCCGTCGCCCTCGACCCCGCGACCGGCGAGATCCTCGGTCTGGTGAGCACGCCGTCCTACGACCCCTCGACGATCAGCGGCACCGACGACGCGGACGCCTGGCAGAAGCTGCTCGACGATCCGGACCAGCCGCTGGTGAACCGCGCGCTGCGGCAGCCCCTGCCGCCCGGATCCACGTTCAAGCTCGTCGTGGCGGCGGCCGCGCTGGAGGAGGGCCTGTACGGCTCGGTGGACGAGCGGACGGACAGTCCCGACCCGTACCCGCTGCCCGGCTCGACGAAGGACCTGACCA
It encodes the following:
- a CDS encoding IclR family transcriptional regulator: MSAVDSGGSQVKSAVRTVELLEYFAGRPGMHSLAAVQEAVGYPKSSLYMLLRTLVELGWVETDATGTRYGIGVRALLVGTSYIDGDEVVAAARPTLDRLSDDTTETIHLARLDGTNVVYLATRQSQHYLRPFTRVGRRLPAHSTSLGKALLATHTDEQVRKLLPETLAPLTEHTITDRERLIEELQQIREQGYAVDREENTLGLRCFGIAIPYRTPARDAISCSVPVARLTPAHEQMIKDALFDARDRLALATRRL
- a CDS encoding peptidoglycan D,D-transpeptidase FtsI family protein, with the translated sequence MNRTIRRAAVFTLLLVLALLVRATWVQAYQGKALAENENNHRRTVERYAQPLGDIVVAGSAVTGSARTEHGDLAYQRTYTDGALYAPVTGYSSQAYGATLLEGVHSGVLDGTDDRLGDPLEALTGAQQKPGDVLTTIDPAVQKAGYEALGDAKGAAVALDPATGEILGLVSTPSYDPSTISGTDDADAWQKLLDDPDQPLVNRALRQPLPPGSTFKLVVAAAALEEGLYGSVDERTDSPDPYPLPGSTKDLTNENPSAPCEDATIRTALRYSCNNVFGKMAVDLGQDTVRETAERFGFGDDSLDVPVRAHPSVYPAGMDDAQTALSGIGQFSVTATPLQMSMVSAALANDGVLVSPHMVSEVVDSDGDTLESYEDPGERRIVSSSVAEQLRSAMVTVVEDGTGSNARIAGAEVGGKTGTAQHGENNSRTPYAWFTSYAEDPGSGRQVAVAVIVEDSGAERSEVSGNGLAAPVAQRMMAAALAD
- a CDS encoding aldehyde dehydrogenase (NADP(+)), translated to MTAAQVWSVDPRTGKRRDAVAVEATAEDVDAVVRAAHAARGVLADRAVRSAFLRTAATLLEEDADELVAAADAETALGTARLTGELARTRYQLRAFADIVEEGAYLGVVIDHPDDTATPPVPDLRRWKVPLGVVAVYSASNFPFAFSVPGGDTASALAAGCPVVVKAHPDHPATSELVAARLRRAAAAHGIDEAVVGLVHGFDAGVRLVSHPLVAAAGFTGSVRGGRALFDAAAARPVPIPFHGELGSLNPVVVTEAAAAERGADIGAGLAGSMTLGVGQFCVKPGLVLVPEGDGGDQLVKSLAGTVADTPAGVLLDSRMRDNFVAGAAERAALPGVATPVEAGAGDEHTVRPGFLTVDAARLGESGAHDLLLEECFGPLTVVVRYADRDEVTSVLSRLPGNLTATVQLSAAEAEGDGSAAALLAELTPLAGRVLVNGWPTGVAVAPAQHHGGPYPATTSTSTSVGGTAVERWLRPVAYQTTPEALLPPELHDDNPLRLPRRVDGRLEH